A single region of the Gossypium arboreum isolate Shixiya-1 chromosome 12, ASM2569848v2, whole genome shotgun sequence genome encodes:
- the LOC108477131 gene encoding protein VASCULATURE COMPLEXITY AND CONNECTIVITY-like has translation MLKLRGLLICFLIVAMDVAAGILGIQAEVAQNKVKHLRLWIFECRDPSHEAFKLALGAAVLLSLAHVLINLLGGCMCVCSQEEFQRASPNRQLSMACLIFTWIILAVGLSTLVIGMISNNKARASCGFTHHHLLSIGGIVCFVHGLFAVAYYVSATAATDEEK, from the exons ATGCTTAAACTCAGAGGCCTTCTGATTTGTTTTCTGATTGTAGCCATGGATGTTGCAGCAGGGATTCTTGGCATCCAAGCCGAAGTTGCACAAAACAAG GTTAAGCACCTGAGACTGTGGATATTTGAGTGCAGAGACCCAAGCCATGAGGCTTTCAAGCTAGCTTTGGGTGCAGCAGTTCTGTTAAGCCTAGCCCACGTTCTCATTAACCTGCTGGGTGGGTGCATGTGTGTTTGTTcccaagaagagttccaaagagCCTCCCCAAACAGGCAACTCTCAATGGCATGTCTCATTTTCACATG GATCATATTAGCGGTAGGATTGTCGACTCTGGTGATAGGGATGATATCAAACAACAAAGCCAGGGCGTCATGTGGTTTCACGCACCATCATTTGTTGTCCATTGGGGGGATTGTGTGTTTCGTTCATGGGCTGTTTGCTGTTGCATATTACGTTTCCGCCACTGCAGCTACTGACGAAGAAAAGTAA